In the genome of Pirellulales bacterium, one region contains:
- a CDS encoding DUF1598 domain-containing protein translates to MCGYKTSRTRLNAAIRALALVSVAALAVGQSRVAHAQVVQQAIGGVWINVNGVLQDVEPGFRPELRALRLKALGQMPGDMNQRTELRMVSLSRLQEAIAACQKAGTPLPNEIRYLAGLQRVRYVFVMPELHDIVLAGPAEGWTINAAGDVVGSNNGQPVLQLDDLLVALRSVDAARNGGITCSINPRDEGVRAFREFARTLRAGDDLQATMREIERLLGPQNITVGGVPDSSRFAHVLVAADYQMKRLGMHFDESPVKGLKSYLEMVTSGARPTNMMPRWWMAANYQPLAKDPEGLAWELRGQGVKCMAEEDFINSTGQAHGTGKANPTAQKWADQMTLKFNDLSDHFAIFRELRNCMDLAVVASLIERENMADKADCRLTLLMDAKQLPIATYNVPKHVDSKATFVKRSRDYIISASGGVQFQPWAIIQNPKEDAGNSAARGEAIATAKKSTAWWWN, encoded by the coding sequence ATGTGTGGTTACAAAACGAGTCGGACCCGGCTGAATGCGGCGATTCGCGCCTTGGCACTGGTTTCAGTGGCGGCGCTTGCGGTCGGCCAAAGCCGCGTTGCCCATGCGCAGGTCGTGCAACAGGCGATCGGCGGCGTGTGGATCAATGTCAACGGCGTGTTGCAGGATGTCGAGCCGGGCTTCCGCCCCGAACTGCGGGCGCTTCGGCTCAAGGCCCTCGGCCAAATGCCCGGCGACATGAATCAGCGGACCGAGCTGCGCATGGTTTCGCTGAGCCGACTGCAAGAAGCGATTGCCGCATGCCAGAAGGCCGGCACGCCGCTACCCAATGAAATCCGTTACTTGGCCGGCTTGCAACGCGTGCGCTATGTGTTCGTGATGCCCGAACTGCATGACATCGTGTTGGCCGGCCCGGCCGAAGGCTGGACGATCAACGCCGCCGGCGACGTCGTCGGCAGCAACAATGGTCAACCCGTTTTGCAGCTCGACGATCTGCTCGTCGCTTTGCGTTCCGTCGACGCGGCCCGCAATGGCGGCATCACTTGCTCGATCAACCCGCGCGACGAAGGCGTTCGGGCTTTCCGCGAATTCGCCCGCACTCTGAGGGCCGGCGACGATCTGCAAGCCACGATGCGCGAAATCGAACGGCTCTTGGGCCCGCAGAATATCACCGTCGGCGGCGTGCCCGATTCGAGCCGCTTTGCTCATGTGTTGGTCGCGGCCGATTATCAAATGAAGCGGCTCGGCATGCACTTCGACGAGTCGCCGGTGAAGGGTTTGAAGAGCTATTTGGAAATGGTCACTAGCGGCGCTCGACCGACGAACATGATGCCGCGCTGGTGGATGGCCGCCAACTACCAGCCGCTTGCGAAAGATCCGGAAGGCTTGGCCTGGGAACTCCGCGGACAGGGCGTGAAATGCATGGCCGAGGAAGATTTCATCAATTCGACCGGCCAAGCACACGGCACCGGCAAAGCAAATCCGACCGCCCAGAAATGGGCCGACCAGATGACGCTGAAGTTCAACGATCTCTCGGATCACTTCGCGATTTTCCGCGAGCTGCGCAACTGCATGGATCTGGCCGTGGTCGCGTCGCTCATCGAGCGTGAAAACATGGCCGACAAGGCCGACTGCCGCCTGACGCTGTTGATGGACGCCAAGCAATTGCCCATCGCTACCTACAACGTGCCGAAGCACGTCGACAGCAAAGCCACGTTCGTCAAGCGCTCGCGCGACTATATCATCAGCGCTTCCGGCGGCGTGCAGTTCCAACCTTGGGCCATCATCCAAAACCCGAAGGAAGACGCCGGCAACTCCGCCGCCCGCGGCGAAGCAATCGCGACCGCCAAGAAATCAACCGCTTGGTGGTGGAACTGA